A single region of the Brassica rapa cultivar Chiifu-401-42 chromosome A03, CAAS_Brap_v3.01, whole genome shotgun sequence genome encodes:
- the LOC103861298 gene encoding probable carboxylesterase SOBER1-like isoform X1 has protein sequence MRRSTLTKPIVLLSIALLSTVLFFAFFFEDKPYSSSSQNPDSMARTFILWLHGLGDSGPANEPIKSLFKSPEFSNTKWLFPSAPPNPVSCNYGMVMPSWFDIRELPLTAGSPNDESSVLEAVKNVHTIIDKEIAGGIKPENVYICGFSQGGALTLASVLLYPKTLGGGAVFSGWVPFNSSVINQFTKDAIKVFLSVVLFLFLFSCQMLTFLIICRHQSCGLMGLMTRLYYSKLVKQLFLSFNKLVLLVNSRHILILDTQSVMRSFSIWSHGSNKGCRLLLLLLLKSF, from the exons ATGCGAAGAAGCACATTGACGAAACCGATCGTTCTCCTCTCGATCGCACTGTTGAGCACCGTGCTCTTCTTCGCATTCTTCTTCGAGGACAAGCCGTACTCTTCTTCTTCGCAGAACCCAGACTCTATGGCTCGAACCTTCATCTTGTGGCTTCACGGGCTTGGAGATTCCGGACCTGCCAACGAACCCATCAAGTCACTTTTCAAGTCCCCGGAGTTTAGCAACACTAAGTGGCTCTTCCCATCCGCTCCTCCAAATCCAGTCTCCTGCAATT ATGGTATGGTCATGCCTTCTTGGTTTGACATCCGTGAGCTTCCTCTTACAGCG GGTTCTCCGAATGATGAAAGCAGCGTGCTTGAAGCAGTTAAGAACGTTCATACCATTATAGATAAGGAGATTGCTGGAGGAATCAAGCCAGAAAACGTGTATATCTGTGGATTTAGCCAAGGAG GGGCATTAACCTTGGCTAGTGTTCTGCTTTACCCTAAAACTCTTGGAGGAGGTGCAGTCTTTAGCGGATGGGTTCCATTCAATTCTTCAGTCATCAATCAGTTTACCAAAGATGCTATAAAGGTGTTTCTATCTGTTgttctatttttgtttttgttttcttgtcaaATGTTGACTTTTCTAATCATATGTAGACACCAATCTTGTGGTCTCATGGGATTGATGACAAGACTGTACTATTCGAAGCTGGTCAAGCAGCTCTTCCTTTCCTTCAACAAGCTGGTGTTACTTGTGAATTCAAG GCATATCCTGATCTTGGACACTCAATCAGTAATGAGGAGCTTCAGTATCTGGAGTCATGGATCAAACAAAGGATgcagacttcttcttcttcttcttcttaaaagCTTTTGA
- the LOC103861298 gene encoding probable carboxylesterase SOBER1-like isoform X2 codes for MRRSTLTKPIVLLSIALLSTVLFFAFFFEDKPYSSSSQNPDSMARTFILWLHGLGDSGPANEPIKSLFKSPEFSNTKWLFPSAPPNPVSCNYGMVMPSWFDIRELPLTAGSPNDESSVLEAVKNVHTIIDKEIAGGIKPENVYICGFSQGGALTLASVLLYPKTLGGGAVFSGWVPFNSSVINQFTKDAIKTPILWSHGIDDKTVLFEAGQAALPFLQQAGVTCEFKAYPDLGHSISNEELQYLESWIKQRMQTSSSSSS; via the exons ATGCGAAGAAGCACATTGACGAAACCGATCGTTCTCCTCTCGATCGCACTGTTGAGCACCGTGCTCTTCTTCGCATTCTTCTTCGAGGACAAGCCGTACTCTTCTTCTTCGCAGAACCCAGACTCTATGGCTCGAACCTTCATCTTGTGGCTTCACGGGCTTGGAGATTCCGGACCTGCCAACGAACCCATCAAGTCACTTTTCAAGTCCCCGGAGTTTAGCAACACTAAGTGGCTCTTCCCATCCGCTCCTCCAAATCCAGTCTCCTGCAATT ATGGTATGGTCATGCCTTCTTGGTTTGACATCCGTGAGCTTCCTCTTACAGCG GGTTCTCCGAATGATGAAAGCAGCGTGCTTGAAGCAGTTAAGAACGTTCATACCATTATAGATAAGGAGATTGCTGGAGGAATCAAGCCAGAAAACGTGTATATCTGTGGATTTAGCCAAGGAG GGGCATTAACCTTGGCTAGTGTTCTGCTTTACCCTAAAACTCTTGGAGGAGGTGCAGTCTTTAGCGGATGGGTTCCATTCAATTCTTCAGTCATCAATCAGTTTACCAAAGATGCTATAAAG ACACCAATCTTGTGGTCTCATGGGATTGATGACAAGACTGTACTATTCGAAGCTGGTCAAGCAGCTCTTCCTTTCCTTCAACAAGCTGGTGTTACTTGTGAATTCAAG GCATATCCTGATCTTGGACACTCAATCAGTAATGAGGAGCTTCAGTATCTGGAGTCATGGATCAAACAAAGGATgcagacttcttcttcttcttcttcttaa
- the LOC103861297 gene encoding LOW QUALITY PROTEIN: carboxylesterase SOBER1 (The sequence of the model RefSeq protein was modified relative to this genomic sequence to represent the inferred CDS: inserted 2 bases in 1 codon) yields MVKLLRNCFLCISSCSGNSDAMARRPFILWLHGFGDXGPANEHVKTVFKSPELSDAKWLFPSAPYNPVTCNKGRVMPSWFDVPELPFKAGSRIDEASILEAVKNVHAIIDEEIARGTRPENVFICGLSQGGALTLASALLYPKTLGGGAVLSGWVPFTSSIINQFPEEAKKTPILWSHGTDDELVLFEAGQAALPFLEQAGVTCEFKAYPGLAHWMSNKELQYIESWIKSRMQSSSSSS; encoded by the exons ATGGTCAAGCTATTGAGAAACTGCTTCCTTTGTATCTCTTCTTGCTCAGGGAACTCAGACGCCATGGCTCGACGACCCTTCATCTTGTGGCTTCACGGGTTTGGAGA TGGACCTGCCAACGAACACGTCAAGACTGTTTTCAAGTCCCCGGAGCTGAGTGACGCTAAGTGGCTATTCCCTTCTGCTCCATACAATCCTGTTACCTGCAACA AGGGTCGGGTGATGCCTTCTTGGTTTGATGTTCCTGAACTTCCTTTTAAAGCG GGATCTCGAATTGATGAAGCCAGCATTCTTGAAGCAGTTAAGAACGTTCATGCCATTATAGACGAGGAGATTGCAAGAGGAACAAGACCAGAAAACGTTTTTATCTGTGGTTTAAGCCAAGGAG GTGCTTTAACCTTGGCTAGTGCTCTTCTCTATCCCAAAACTCTTGGAGGAGGAGCCGTCCTTAGTGGTTGGGTTCCATTCACTTCTTCAATCATCAATCAATTTCCAGAAGAAGCTAAAAAG ACACCAATATTGTGGTCTCATGGGACTGATGATGAGCTTGTGCTCTTTGAAGCCGGTCAAGCTGCTCTTCCTTTTCTTGAACAAGCCGGTGTCACCTGCGAATTCAAG GCGTATCCAGGTCTTGCGCACTGGATGAGCAACAAGGAGCTACAGTATATAGAGTCATGGATCAAGTCACGGATGCAGAgttcgtcgtcttcttcttga
- the LOC103861299 gene encoding mitochondrial pyruvate carrier 4: MATSRLQALWNHPAGPKTIHFWAPTFKWGISIANIADFAKPTDKISYPQQIAVTCTGVIWSRYSMVITPKNWNLFSVNVAMAGTGMYQLARKIKNDFASDVEPVVAKE; this comes from the exons ATGGCGACATCGAGGCTTCAAGCTCTGTGGAATCACCCTGCCGGACCTAAAACCA TTCATTTCTGGGCGCCAACGTTCAAGTGGGGAATCAGCATTGCTAACATTGCAGACTTTGCTAAACCTACTGATAAAATATCCTACCCTCAGCAGATTG CTGTTACATGCACTGGAGTGATCTGGTCTCGCTACAGCATGGTTATCACTCCC AAAAACTGGAACCTCTTTAGCGTCAATGTTGCTATGGCTGGGACTGGCATGTACCAGCTTGCTCGTAAAATCAA AAACGATTTTGCATCTGATGTGGAGCCCGTTGTTGCTAAAGAATGA
- the LOC103861300 gene encoding uncharacterized protein LOC103861300 has protein sequence MEGVGGRLGRSSTRYGGPATVFTGPVRKWKKKWVHVSPSTKKLNHSSSSAASDAANGSHLLFFKWAPLSQTGNGNEDGKSESLSPSEDAVAVTVAAEDPPRRRFKYVPIALLEEQKNEVTEIEEDDKVEEEEQKKEIEQDASAAAEPSEKKAQVEEKPDMNDVPMEAYQEEGKTVRQDLNESTKDSGLNLNANDVDSENNPKGAEPLEER, from the exons ATGGAAGGAGTAGGAGGTCGGTTAGGAAGGTCCTCGACTCGTTACGGAGGACCGGCGACGGTGTTCACGGGGCCGGTGAggaagtggaagaagaagtgggttCACGTCTCTCCCTCCACCAAGAAGCTCAAtcactcctcctcctccgcagcTTCCGACGCCGCTAACGGATCGCATTTGCTGTTCTTCAAGTGGGCGCCATTGTCTCAGACCGGGAACGGGAACGAAGATGGTAAAAGTGAGAGTCTTTCTCCTAGCGAAGACGCTGTTGCTGTAACGGTAGCAGCAGAAGATCCTCCGCGGCGTAGGTTCAAATACGTGCCG ATCGCATTACTTGAGGAGCAAAAGAACGAAGTTACAGAAATTGAGGAAGATGATAAGGTTGAGGAAGAGGAGCAGAAGAAGGAAATTGAGCAAGACGCAAGTGCTGCAGCAGAGCCAAGCGAGAAGAAAGCACAAGTTGAGGAAAAACCAGACATGAATGATGTTCCTATGGAAGCTTATCAG GAGGAAGGAAAAACAGTGCGACAAGATCTGAACGAAAGCACTAAGGACTCAGGACTTAACTTGAATGCAAACGATGTAGATTCTGAGAACAATCCGAAAGGGGCCGAGCCATTAGAAGAGAGATAA
- the LOC103861303 gene encoding uncharacterized protein LOC103861303 has protein sequence MLVWKLRFPSLSLTLLGRLTFQIKLGEFNFTSKHQTFTISRIFTVAQRASLPDFVGDGGQHDQNPISSLVPVGNSSTVFETSGDKAAELGSTTEKNHQTSSSATPEEGPSATSTPAVEAEENKNKKPRLA, from the exons ATGCTTGTGTGGAAGCTGAGATTCCCAAGTTTATCACTGACGTTGTTGGGAAGACTCACTTTCCAGATTAAGCTAGGAGAGTTCAACTTCACTTCTAAGCATCAAACCTTCACGATCTCCCGTATATTTACAGTGGCTCAGCGTGCATCACTCCCAGACTTTGTGGGCGAT GGTGGTCAACATGATCAGAATCCAATATCAAGTTTGGTGCCGGTTGGTAATAGTAGCACTGTTTTTGAGACCTCTGGTGACAAGGCAGCTGAACTTGGTTCAACTACAGAAAAGAACCATCAAACTTCGTCATCTGCTACGCCAGAAGAAGGGCCTTCTGCAACAAGCACACCAGCTGTTGAAGCAGAAGAGAATAAGAATAAGAAGCCACGATTGGCATAG
- the LOC103861305 gene encoding alkaline ceramidase, whose protein sequence is MADGISSFWGPVTSTIECCEKNYAYSSYIAEFYNTISNVPGILLALIGLVNALRQRFEKRFSVLHISNMILAIGSMLYHATLQHVQQQSDETPMVWEILLYMYILYSPDWHYRSTMPTFLFLYGAAFAAAHAFLRFGIGFKVHYVILCLLCIPRMYKYYIHTEDTAAKRIAKWYVATILVGSVCWFCDRVFCKRISQWPVNPQGHALWHVFMSFNSYCANTFLMFCRAQQRGWNPKVKYFLGVLPYVKIEKPKEQ, encoded by the exons ATGGCAGATGGGATATCTAGCTTTTGGGGTCCCGTGACTTCCACCATAGAGTGTTGTGAGAAGAACTACGCATACTCCTCTTACATTGCAGAGTTCTACAACACCATCTCCAACGTCCCTGGAATCCTCTTGGCCCTCATTGGTCTCGTCAATGCGTTGAGGCAACGGTTCGAGAAGAGGTTCAGCGTCCTCCACATATCCAACATGATCCTCGCTATCGGCAGCATGCTCTACCATGCCACTTTGCAGCACGT GCAACAGCAGAGTGACGAGACGCCGATGGTGTGGGAGATACTTCTCTACATGTACATCCTTTACTCACCAGACTGGCATTACAGAAGCACTATGCCAACTTTTCTCTTCCTCTACGGAGCTGCCTTTGCTGCTGCCCACGCTTTCCTCAGGTTTGGGATCGGTTTCAAGGTCCATTACGTGATCCTCTGCCTTCTCTGCATCCCTCGGATGTACAAGTACTACATTCACACGGAGGACACTGCGGCTAAAAGGATTGCGAAGTGGTATGTTGCCACGATCCTTGTGGGTAGTGTTTGCTGGTTCTGTGACCGTGTTTTCTGCAAGAGGATATCTCAGTGGCCTGTGAACCCTCAGGGACATGCTCTGTGGCATGTGTTTATGAGTTTCAACTCGTACTGTGCGAACACGTTCTTGATGTTCTGTCGAGCTCAGCAGCGTGGATGGAATCCAAAGGTTAAGTACTTTCTGGGGGTTCTTCCTTACGTCAAGATCGAGAAGCCAAAAGAACAATGA
- the LOC103861306 gene encoding U4/U6.U5 tri-snRNP-associated protein 2 encodes MKSEREEVKNGGVEEEEERELKRKREKEQSPPLDELEDDAFKGRGKHSRNVEVRRDCPYLDTVNRQVLDFDFERFCSVSLSNLNVYACLVCGKYFQGRSQKSHAYTHSLEAGHHVYINLLTEKVYCLPDSYEINDPSLDDIRHVLNPRFSRAQVEELDRNKQWSRALDGSDYLPGMVGLNNIQRTEFVNVTIQSLMRVTPLRNFFLIPENYQHCKSPLVHRFGELTRKIWHARNFKGQVSPHEFLQAVMKASKKRFRIGQQSDPVEFMSWLLNTLHMDLRTSKDASSIIHQCFQGELEVVREYQGNESKEISRMPFLMLGLDLPPPPLFKDVMEKNIIPQVALFDLLKKFDGETVTEVVRPKLARMRYRVTKSPPYLMFHMVRFKKNNFFKEKNPTLVNFPVKDMELRDYIPSLPTAAEGGKVSSKYNLIANIVHDGKPEDGYFRVFVQRKSQELWYEMQDLHVAETLPQMVELSEAYMQIYELQEE; translated from the exons ATGAAAAGTGAGAGAGAAGAAGTCAAGAACGGTGGTgttgaggaggaggaagagagagagctGAAGcggaagagagagaaggaacaGTCTCCACCACTGGATGAGCTCGAAGACGACGCCTTTAAGGGTCGTGGGAAGCATTCTCGCAACGTCGAAGTTCGTCGCGATTGCCCTTACCTCGATACCGTCAACCGTCAG gtcttggattttgatttcgAGAGGTTCTGCTCTGTCTCCTTGTCGAATCTGAACGTGTACGCGTGTCTCGTCTGCGGGAAGTACTTCCAAGGGAGGAGCCAGAAGTCTCATGCTTATACGCATAGCTTGGAAGCAGGACACCACGTTTACATCAATCTTTTGACGGAGAAGGTGTATTGTCTTCCTGATAGCTACGAGATCAATGACCCTTCTTTGGATGACATTCGACATGTCTTGAATCCAAG GTTTAGTAGGGCACAGGTAGAGGAACTTGATAGGAATAAGCAGTGGTCTAGGGCTCTTGATGGCTCTGACTATCTTCCCGGAATG GTGGGGTTGAACAACATACAGAGGACAGAGTTTGTGAATGTTACAATCCAATCGTTGATGAGAGTTACTCCTTTAAGGAACTTCTTCCTTATCCCTGAGAATTATCAGCACTGCAAGTCTCCTCTTGTTCACCGCTTTGGGGAACTCACTCGTAAGATTTGGCATGCTCGAAACTTTAAAGGACAG GTGAGTCCACATGAATTCTTGCAAGCTGTCATGAAGGCCAGCAAGAAACGGTTCAGGATAGGCCAACAATCTGATCCAGTAGAGTTCATGTCGTGGCTGCTCAACACTTTGCATATGGATCTTAGAACTTCAAAGGACGCCAGCAGTATCATCCATCAGTGCTTCCAG GGTGAGCTGGAGGTTGTGAGAGAGTATCAAGGCAATGAAAGCAAAGAAATATCCAGGATGCCTTTTCTGATGCTTGGGCTAGATTTGCCACCGCCTCCTCTTTTCAAAGATGTCATGGAGAAAAACATTATTCCGCAG GTTGCTCTATTTGATTTATTGAAGAAGTTTGATGGAGAAACTGTGACAGAGGTGGTTCGCCCTAAGCTAGCCAGAATGAGATATCGAGTTACCAAATCTCCTCCGTACTTGATGTTCCATATGGTTCGGTTCAAGAAGAATAACTTCTTCAAAGAGAAGAATCCTACATTGG TTAACTTCCCAGTGAAGGACATGGAGCTGAGGGATTACATACCATCACTGCCTACTGCTGCAGAAGGCGGGAAGGTTTCTTCCAAGTACAATCTAATCGCTAACATTGTGCATGATGGTAAGCCTGAGGATGGGTACTTCAGGGTCTTTGTGCAGCGCAAGTCACAAGAGCTATG GTACGAGATGCAGGATTTGCATGTTGCAGAAACACTTCCGCAAATGGTAGAACTATCGGAAGCATACATGCAGATATATGAGCTGCAGGAGGAATAG